The Deltaproteobacteria bacterium genome window below encodes:
- the purM gene encoding phosphoribosylformylglycinamidine cyclo-ligase → MRRIRPMVRTTHRKEVLGEIGSFAGFFRFPARKYSDPVLVSGTDGVGTKVKVAAAAGKFDTVGIDLVAMCVNDILVHGAEPLFFLDYYATGKLSAEDGAQIVSGVAEGCRQAGCALLGGETAEMPSVYAPGEFDLAGFAVGAVDRGKIIDGGSVRPGDLLVGLSSSGLHSNGYSLARKVVFDILRKRIGQRVPEWGATVAEELLRPTRIYVRPVLSLLRKVKIRGMAHITGGGITGNVPRSLPDGVTAVVDRSAWEVPPVFRTICAAARLPDDEAFRTFNMGIGMVLMLRPGDADRAVAHFRRAGVPAAVIGEIRKGRRREPNVTYAGGGR, encoded by the coding sequence GTGCGCCGGATCCGACCGATGGTCCGCACGACGCACCGCAAGGAGGTGCTGGGGGAGATCGGCTCGTTCGCGGGCTTCTTCCGCTTCCCCGCGCGGAAGTACAGCGACCCGGTCCTCGTCTCGGGCACCGACGGCGTGGGAACCAAGGTCAAGGTCGCCGCGGCCGCCGGGAAGTTCGACACGGTGGGGATCGACCTCGTCGCCATGTGCGTCAACGACATCCTCGTGCACGGCGCCGAGCCGCTCTTCTTCCTCGACTATTACGCCACCGGGAAGCTTTCGGCCGAAGACGGGGCCCAGATCGTCTCGGGCGTCGCGGAAGGGTGCCGGCAGGCCGGCTGCGCGCTGCTCGGGGGAGAGACCGCGGAGATGCCGTCGGTCTACGCCCCGGGAGAGTTCGACCTCGCGGGATTCGCGGTGGGAGCGGTGGACCGGGGCAAGATCATCGACGGCGGCTCCGTGCGCCCCGGCGACCTGCTCGTGGGGCTTTCCTCCTCCGGCCTCCACAGCAACGGGTACTCCCTGGCGAGGAAGGTCGTCTTCGACATCCTTCGCAAGCGGATCGGCCAGCGCGTCCCGGAGTGGGGCGCGACGGTCGCGGAGGAGCTTCTGCGGCCCACCCGCATCTACGTGCGCCCGGTCCTCTCCCTGCTCCGGAAGGTTAAGATCCGCGGCATGGCGCACATCACCGGCGGGGGGATCACCGGGAACGTCCCGCGTTCCCTGCCGGACGGCGTCACGGCGGTCGTCGACCGCTCCGCGTGGGAAGTCCCGCCCGTCTTCCGGACGATCTGCGCGGCGGCGCGCCTGCCCGACGACGAGGCGTTCCGCACCTTCAACATGGGGATCGGGATGGTGCTCATGCTCCGGCCCGGGGACGCGGACCGGGCGGTCGCCCATTTCCGACGCGCCGGCGTTCCGGCCGCGGTGATCGGGGAGATCCGGAAGGGGCGCCGCCGGGAGCCGAACGTGACCTACGCGGGAGGCGGGAGATGA
- the purN gene encoding phosphoribosylglycinamide formyltransferase: MSDIPVIAVLVSGSGSNLQAIIDASERGEIPGRVGLVVSNKADAYGLARARKHGIPTAVVDHKAYESREAFDAKLVEVIRASGAVLVCLAGFMRMVTPVFLRAFPHRILNIHPALLPSFPGTHGPAQALRYGVRFSGCTVHFLDEGVDTGPIIAQAVVPVHEDDTEDTLAARILKEEHRIYPMAIRLFLEGRLTVVERRVFTKDAEKIPDFSRRNPDAS; encoded by the coding sequence ATGAGCGACATACCGGTCATCGCCGTCCTCGTCTCGGGCAGCGGCTCGAACCTGCAGGCGATCATCGACGCCTCGGAGCGGGGGGAGATCCCGGGGCGAGTCGGCCTGGTCGTGAGCAACAAGGCGGACGCCTACGGCCTCGCGCGAGCCAGGAAGCACGGGATCCCGACCGCGGTGGTGGACCACAAGGCGTACGAAAGCAGGGAAGCGTTCGACGCGAAGCTGGTGGAGGTGATCCGGGCCTCGGGGGCCGTCCTCGTCTGCCTGGCCGGCTTCATGCGTATGGTGACGCCGGTCTTCCTTCGCGCGTTCCCGCACCGGATCCTCAACATCCACCCGGCGCTCCTCCCCTCCTTCCCCGGGACCCACGGGCCGGCGCAGGCGCTGCGGTACGGCGTCCGGTTCTCGGGGTGCACCGTCCATTTCCTCGACGAGGGGGTCGATACCGGGCCGATCATCGCGCAGGCGGTCGTCCCAGTGCACGAGGATGACACGGAGGATACGCTCGCCGCCCGGATCCTCAAGGAGGAGCACCGGATCTACCCGATGGCGATCCGGCTGTTTCTCGAGGGGAGACTTACCGTGGTGGAGAGAAGGGTGTTCACGAAGGACGCGGAAAAGATTCCCGACTTCTCCCGGCGCAACCCCGACGCCTCGTGA